A stretch of the Balneola vulgaris DSM 17893 genome encodes the following:
- a CDS encoding quinone-dependent dihydroorotate dehydrogenase, producing MLYQTIVKPLLFKKDAESAHELAIELASATHNSPALQTICQQIYGGQDEGLEQSFWGLSFTNPIGLAAGFDKNGTTPLGIQALGFGFVEIGSITAKASKGNPKPRAFRIPEDESLINRMGLNNEGADAIIERLSKVSLDIPMGINIAKTNDASIHGDAAIADYVYSYNKALEVADYITVNISCPNTGEGKTFEDPAALRDLLSALNLKEQNTPTLVKFSVDTDRNTLQHLVELCESLHVDGYVATNTSSNRSSLKTSSTVLNNIGNGGLSGAAIAERSDQVITWIYEVLQGRKPIVGVGGIHSVESAQRKLNAGANLLQVYTGLVYEGPGLIKKLKAGIQLNS from the coding sequence ATGCTATACCAAACTATTGTAAAACCACTCTTATTTAAGAAAGACGCCGAATCTGCTCATGAATTAGCCATTGAATTAGCGTCAGCAACTCACAACTCTCCTGCTCTTCAAACTATTTGCCAACAAATTTATGGTGGACAAGATGAAGGTTTAGAACAATCGTTTTGGGGGTTGTCGTTTACGAACCCGATTGGTTTAGCGGCCGGCTTTGATAAAAATGGTACTACTCCATTAGGTATTCAAGCATTGGGGTTTGGCTTTGTTGAAATTGGATCCATAACAGCTAAAGCTTCCAAAGGAAACCCTAAGCCTAGAGCATTTAGAATTCCTGAAGATGAGTCCCTTATAAACAGAATGGGGTTGAACAATGAAGGAGCAGATGCAATCATTGAACGCCTTAGCAAAGTTTCACTTGATATACCGATGGGGATTAACATTGCTAAAACGAATGATGCTTCAATTCATGGGGATGCGGCCATCGCTGATTATGTATATAGCTATAACAAAGCCCTAGAAGTGGCCGACTACATCACTGTTAATATCTCTTGCCCAAATACTGGAGAAGGCAAAACTTTTGAAGATCCTGCGGCACTTAGAGACCTTCTTTCAGCTTTAAACTTGAAAGAGCAGAACACACCTACACTCGTTAAATTTTCGGTGGATACCGATCGTAATACGCTTCAGCATTTAGTGGAGCTATGTGAAAGTCTACATGTAGATGGTTATGTGGCTACCAATACTTCATCCAATCGTTCTAGCCTGAAAACTTCCAGCACCGTACTAAATAACATTGGCAATGGTGGACTAAGTGGAGCGGCTATAGCTGAACGAAGCGATCAAGTGATTACGTGGATTTATGAAGTGCTTCAAGGCCGAAAACCCATTGTTGGTGTGGGGGGAATCCATAGTGTGGAATCAGCCCAAAGGAAATTAAATGCGGGGGCCAATCTCCTTCAAGTATATACTGGTCTTGTTTACGAAGGGCCAGGACTTATCAAGAAACTTAAAGCTGGAATTCAGCTTAATTCGTAA
- the pyk gene encoding pyruvate kinase, whose protein sequence is MISARRRTKIVCTIGPSCNTEEAIENLLLHGMNVARVNFSHGSHEDHAKVIKHIRKAARKHKYSIPVLMDLQGPKIRVGEMKNGGQVLKTGSTITITGEDVVGSPTVVPIDYKNLVNEAEVGNRILLDDGLLEFKVVEKVGATLKVEVVVGGLLKSRKGVNLPNVKISIPALTEKDIKDLEFGISQDVDLIALSFVRSPKDVRDIVSRVRAAGSQASIIAKIEKPEALEVIDEIIEECDGIMVARGDLGIEIPTEQVPIVQKQLIQKCRAVGKPVITATQMLDSMINNPRPTRAESSDVANAVIDGTDAVMLSGETAAGKYPLEAVNVMDKICRTVEENRTHIYSTLDYKKPEWKEKQIVESLSFSCVNIAENVEAKVIGTLTHSGSTARRIAKFRPNVPIIAFTENQKVRRQLNLVWGVHSVRVKEIFDTDKSVSLMETYLLDHGLVKSGDRAILTTGIPVPKRGRTNMIKVSTIE, encoded by the coding sequence ATGATTTCTGCAAGACGACGCACAAAAATTGTATGTACAATAGGCCCCAGCTGTAATACAGAGGAAGCAATTGAAAACTTGTTACTACATGGAATGAATGTCGCTAGAGTTAATTTTTCGCATGGTTCACATGAAGATCATGCGAAAGTAATTAAGCACATTCGTAAAGCTGCTCGTAAGCATAAATATAGCATCCCAGTGTTAATGGATCTTCAAGGACCTAAAATCCGAGTAGGTGAAATGAAAAATGGTGGTCAAGTTCTTAAAACAGGAAGTACTATAACTATTACGGGTGAAGACGTAGTTGGAAGCCCGACAGTGGTGCCCATTGATTATAAAAACTTAGTTAATGAAGCAGAAGTTGGCAATAGAATACTACTCGACGATGGCTTGTTAGAATTTAAAGTGGTAGAAAAAGTAGGAGCTACTTTAAAGGTAGAGGTAGTAGTTGGTGGATTATTGAAATCTCGAAAAGGAGTAAACCTTCCGAATGTTAAAATTTCGATTCCTGCCCTTACCGAAAAAGATATAAAGGATCTAGAGTTTGGGATTTCCCAAGACGTAGACTTAATCGCTCTTTCCTTTGTGCGTTCTCCTAAAGATGTGAGAGATATTGTTTCGAGAGTACGAGCTGCAGGAAGTCAGGCTTCAATAATTGCTAAAATTGAAAAGCCAGAAGCACTTGAAGTAATAGACGAAATTATTGAAGAGTGTGATGGAATTATGGTTGCAAGAGGTGATTTAGGGATTGAAATTCCAACCGAACAGGTGCCTATTGTACAAAAGCAGTTAATACAGAAATGTAGAGCAGTGGGTAAACCCGTAATTACGGCAACTCAGATGTTGGATTCTATGATCAACAACCCAAGACCAACTCGCGCGGAAAGTTCGGATGTTGCAAACGCCGTAATTGATGGTACTGATGCGGTAATGTTATCTGGTGAAACGGCCGCTGGTAAGTATCCCCTAGAGGCTGTAAATGTGATGGACAAAATTTGTAGAACTGTTGAGGAAAATAGAACACACATTTATTCCACTTTAGACTATAAAAAGCCCGAATGGAAGGAAAAGCAGATTGTGGAATCTTTATCCTTTTCATGTGTAAACATTGCAGAGAATGTTGAGGCAAAAGTAATTGGTACCTTAACTCACTCTGGGAGCACAGCACGCCGAATAGCTAAATTCAGACCTAATGTTCCTATCATCGCATTTACTGAGAATCAAAAAGTACGCCGACAGTTAAACTTGGTTTGGGGTGTTCATTCAGTTCGAGTAAAAGAAATTTTTGATACAGATAAGAGTGTTTCTTTAATGGAAACCTATTTGTTAGATCATGGGTTGGTAAAAAGTGGAGATCGCGCTATTCTAACAACCGGTATTCCTGTTCCAAAACGAGGGCGTACCAATATGATCAAAGTAAGTACCATCGAATAG
- a CDS encoding tetratricopeptide repeat protein has protein sequence MRNRFLFIVLILLVTGCSSGLKSRWGNFTAYYNTFYNAKKSFNTGLQRVQDADLVYNPQLPIRVHQRPINVGAQDFQNTIDKGAEILRKHADTKWVDDALFLIGKSYFYKSEFFSAEQKFQELILTTEDQELLNQAKLWRSRVLLEMELYSEGIQYISEELLKSEEELDVVEVAEFRLLLSQYYVEQQNWETAIRQLEFALPNIEHKEYSERGYFLLGQLFERIGSPQDAYYAYSMVGEFYTDYDLQYLAQRKKAESARDLGNPDIALRTFSGMLKDDKNTEYKVELEYELALTQQNKGNLEEAEERYKSLLYNRNYQPTAELKALSYYRLAEVYRFGFNDLEMAAAYYDTASRQNANPDELPFDFAANELAKSFGEYTRLKQELDKKDSLLWVSELPQESFDSLLVELKKQKLSELEAERNAREQRANTIVNVADDEGQSPTTGANGFLNIANPELIANSKAQFQAIWGNRPLVDNWRVRSIMASSTQASNPTVLSNNQTSENTSISSIDVSIDLSEVPFEAAEKEKMRSDISNLKYQLGNLFYISLNMEDSAEVYFKRVIVEHPDATEVPVSLYSLSELKASQGYDEEAMEYANQLIRNYPNAIYAQRIATEYGIDISEGDEVEEGLSVFEQFKALQEDTTISVNQRINALISLARENDSNAYADNIFYEAIQWQVSSAKSDSLFNVQLLEWHQAKQSFNQQKKALDLQKAEARTALSDTTLSQGDRQQYQSVIDSTLRFDSNENFPYEGVKWDRTRDLLNEFVRLFNNSELLPKVRILNDEIALSKPPQEMQTAVSSTNVNAEMTSCSSLNITPRFLSDKSEFRNQMESITTQKSVPVIVQINRRGGIESSQLLESQDEKIDARIQELLTESLAFSPYLVNNQATPVSCSVDLISITN, from the coding sequence ATGCGAAATCGATTTTTATTCATTGTATTAATTCTGTTAGTAACAGGATGTAGTTCGGGATTAAAATCGAGATGGGGTAACTTTACGGCCTACTACAACACTTTTTATAACGCTAAGAAGAGTTTTAATACGGGGCTTCAGCGAGTTCAAGATGCTGATCTTGTCTATAATCCTCAGTTGCCAATTCGTGTGCATCAACGCCCAATAAATGTAGGTGCGCAAGATTTTCAAAACACCATCGATAAAGGTGCTGAAATTCTAAGGAAGCACGCCGACACAAAGTGGGTTGATGATGCGCTTTTCCTGATTGGTAAATCTTACTTTTATAAAAGCGAGTTCTTTTCTGCTGAACAGAAATTCCAAGAGCTCATTTTAACAACCGAAGACCAAGAGCTGCTAAACCAAGCCAAGCTATGGAGAAGTAGGGTGTTGTTAGAAATGGAATTGTACAGTGAAGGAATTCAATATATTAGTGAAGAACTATTAAAGTCTGAAGAAGAACTTGATGTAGTTGAAGTCGCCGAATTTAGATTGTTACTGAGTCAATATTATGTAGAACAACAGAACTGGGAAACAGCTATACGGCAGCTTGAGTTTGCATTGCCTAATATTGAACATAAAGAGTATAGTGAGCGTGGTTATTTTCTATTAGGGCAACTATTCGAACGCATTGGCTCTCCGCAAGATGCATACTATGCTTACTCAATGGTAGGAGAGTTCTACACGGATTACGATTTACAATATCTAGCACAGCGTAAGAAAGCGGAATCGGCCCGTGATTTGGGGAATCCTGATATTGCTCTACGTACGTTTTCTGGAATGTTGAAAGATGACAAAAACACCGAATACAAAGTAGAATTAGAATACGAACTAGCGCTCACCCAACAGAATAAAGGGAATCTAGAAGAAGCTGAAGAGCGATATAAATCGTTGTTATACAATAGAAATTATCAACCTACTGCAGAACTAAAAGCATTAAGCTATTATCGCTTAGCAGAGGTTTATCGTTTTGGGTTTAATGATTTAGAAATGGCGGCGGCTTACTACGATACTGCTTCTCGACAAAACGCCAATCCAGATGAACTACCTTTCGATTTTGCTGCAAATGAATTGGCTAAATCCTTTGGCGAGTATACTCGATTGAAGCAGGAACTGGATAAGAAAGATAGTTTACTTTGGGTATCAGAACTTCCTCAAGAATCCTTCGATTCACTACTTGTTGAACTGAAAAAGCAGAAACTAAGCGAGCTTGAAGCTGAAAGAAATGCTCGCGAACAGCGAGCAAATACAATTGTGAATGTTGCAGACGATGAAGGGCAGTCACCTACTACAGGCGCCAATGGTTTTCTAAATATTGCCAATCCAGAATTAATAGCAAATTCCAAAGCCCAATTTCAGGCTATTTGGGGGAATCGACCTTTAGTTGATAACTGGAGAGTACGGTCGATTATGGCTTCAAGTACACAAGCGAGTAATCCAACCGTTTTAAGTAATAATCAGACATCAGAAAATACAAGTATAAGCAGCATTGATGTCTCTATAGACTTATCGGAAGTGCCTTTTGAAGCTGCAGAAAAAGAAAAGATGAGATCGGATATCTCCAACCTTAAATATCAGTTAGGGAATCTATTTTATATCTCTTTGAATATGGAAGACAGTGCTGAGGTTTATTTTAAAAGAGTGATAGTTGAACATCCCGACGCTACCGAGGTGCCCGTTTCGTTGTATTCTCTCTCTGAATTGAAAGCTTCTCAAGGGTATGATGAGGAAGCCATGGAATATGCGAATCAGTTAATAAGGAATTACCCGAATGCGATATATGCTCAACGTATAGCCACTGAATATGGAATAGATATTTCTGAAGGCGATGAAGTAGAGGAAGGGCTTTCAGTATTTGAACAATTTAAGGCACTTCAAGAGGATACAACAATCTCGGTGAATCAAAGAATTAATGCCTTAATTTCGCTGGCACGAGAAAACGATAGTAATGCGTATGCCGACAATATTTTTTACGAAGCGATTCAATGGCAGGTAAGTAGTGCTAAAAGTGATTCTCTATTTAACGTTCAATTGTTAGAATGGCATCAAGCCAAGCAAAGTTTTAATCAACAAAAGAAAGCATTAGACCTTCAAAAGGCTGAAGCTAGAACGGCCTTATCAGATACCACATTATCGCAAGGTGATAGGCAACAATATCAATCGGTTATCGATTCCACACTGAGGTTCGATTCGAATGAAAACTTTCCTTACGAAGGGGTTAAATGGGATAGAACTCGTGACTTATTAAATGAGTTTGTACGGTTATTCAACAATTCTGAACTTCTACCTAAAGTGAGAATATTGAATGATGAAATTGCACTCAGTAAACCACCTCAGGAAATGCAAACAGCTGTTTCAAGCACGAATGTGAATGCTGAGATGACTAGCTGCAGTTCGTTAAATATTACGCCCAGATTTCTTAGTGATAAATCAGAATTTAGAAATCAGATGGAATCTATTACCACTCAAAAAAGTGTTCCTGTGATTGTTCAAATTAATCGACGTGGTGGCATCGAGAGTAGTCAACTTCTGGAGAGTCAAGACGAAAAAATCGACGCGCGAATTCAGGAATTGCTTACTGAAAGTTTAGCTTTTAGCCCTTATTTAGTAAACAACCAAGCAACTCCTGTAAGTTGTTCAGTCGATTTAATTTCGATTACGAATTAA
- a CDS encoding GWxTD domain-containing protein — protein MLFKIEESLNIPKILLLCSLIAMGCSKSYMDKVERGAGYEFRPGFPEVRLVTSSYISPEGETMLNLASEIVYGSLIYKKKDDLFIADALMDVQINTLDNTSNIIESKQYPLQLTDPKSNVVLSQKTYKIEKNYQVPPGNYEIIVTVTDINTDKETVRKTQTFVPNPNGTVKNITNIRILSLNKSVRDDFIPVTTYDIPGKADSLKFLFQVTNNDPSQPLTINTRLVKFESDTSIALPMNFSTYRPSSIEFKGIDYSEREEISSTRRVLNDPGSVLIEFVSPELERGNYRLEVFSNLGKENEIYKARDFGVKSYSYPSLTTPKELAAPLYYLMRKGEYEELMQLEDPDEIKKAIDRFWLRNIKNSKIAKDVVSLYYERVEQANKQFSNFKEGWKTDQGMIYILFGPPWYVETVLDYMRWGYSYNSGDPEKNFIFQTPKLKNKYYPFENYILERNNNYYNIQYQQIQLWLSGAILKRDI, from the coding sequence ATGCTATTCAAAATTGAAGAGAGTTTAAATATCCCCAAAATTCTACTCCTATGTAGTCTGATTGCAATGGGGTGTTCAAAGTCATACATGGATAAAGTTGAGCGTGGTGCAGGTTATGAATTCAGACCTGGATTTCCAGAAGTACGACTTGTGACTTCAAGTTACATCAGTCCTGAGGGTGAAACGATGCTAAACTTAGCCAGCGAAATTGTGTATGGAAGCCTCATCTACAAAAAAAAGGATGATTTATTTATAGCTGATGCCTTGATGGATGTTCAAATCAATACGCTAGACAACACCAGTAATATAATCGAGTCTAAGCAGTACCCCCTTCAATTAACCGATCCCAAATCAAACGTTGTACTAAGCCAGAAGACCTACAAAATTGAAAAGAACTACCAGGTTCCACCCGGCAATTATGAAATTATCGTTACTGTAACCGATATAAATACAGACAAAGAAACCGTTCGCAAAACACAGACCTTTGTACCCAACCCGAACGGAACGGTCAAAAACATTACAAACATTCGAATATTAAGTCTCAATAAAAGTGTTCGCGATGATTTCATTCCCGTAACTACCTATGACATACCGGGAAAAGCAGATTCTCTAAAGTTCTTATTTCAAGTAACCAATAATGATCCTTCACAGCCTTTAACCATCAATACACGCTTGGTGAAGTTCGAATCGGATACTTCAATAGCACTACCAATGAATTTTAGCACCTATAGGCCTAGCAGTATAGAGTTCAAAGGTATTGATTACTCTGAACGAGAAGAAATAAGTTCAACTCGTCGAGTTCTAAATGACCCTGGAAGCGTTTTAATTGAGTTTGTAAGCCCAGAACTAGAGCGTGGCAACTATCGACTTGAAGTATTCTCTAACCTTGGTAAAGAGAATGAAATTTATAAAGCTCGTGATTTTGGGGTAAAAAGCTATAGTTACCCTTCATTAACTACTCCTAAAGAATTAGCCGCTCCTTTGTACTACTTAATGAGAAAAGGAGAATATGAAGAACTCATGCAATTGGAAGATCCTGACGAAATCAAGAAAGCTATAGATCGCTTTTGGTTAAGAAATATCAAAAACTCAAAAATTGCTAAAGACGTTGTTTCGCTTTATTACGAGCGCGTTGAACAAGCCAACAAGCAGTTTTCAAACTTCAAAGAAGGCTGGAAAACCGATCAGGGAATGATCTATATCTTATTCGGACCACCATGGTATGTTGAAACTGTATTGGACTATATGAGATGGGGGTATTCTTATAATTCAGGAGACCCAGAAAAGAATTTCATTTTCCAAACTCCGAAGCTGAAGAATAAATATTATCCATTCGAAAATTACATTCTCGAAAGGAATAATAATTACTACAATATTCAGTACCAGCAAATCCAGTTATGGCTGAGTGGAGCTATTTTGAAACGAGATATTTAA